TTCAATGTCTTCTTATGCGTATGCTCCTTCTGCATTTGCCCAATCTGGTCAAAATGTGGGTTCTTATGCGTATGCTCCTTCGGCATTTCCCCAATCTGGTCAAAGTGTGGGCAACTCTGGTGCTCCAATCCTTGCTAGAATAGGTTCTAACACTTCACCCTTCTATCCTGTATCCCCAGTTGTAGATTCCTCATCAGGTGTCTTTCCACAGCAACCCCCTAGACTGCTAACTCCGGATCAGTTATCTCTACCCAGATTATCTGGGCAATTATATTCAGATCAGAAGGACCTTGGTGCTCTGAGCTCAGAACCTTTGAATCCCTCATCACTTGCTACTCCAGCAGTCCAAGCGCCATTGTTGCCATTGCCACCTGCTGCGAAGAAGGTTATTTAACTCTTCCTTTTTTATGAGTGGCTAGTTGATGTTTTTCCTGTAGTTATTATTGCCTATAATATAGAACTATCTGCTGCCCTTATGTAGTTCAATCGCCTTATTGTTTGTAGTGGCAAGTGTATTGGATATCAATTTTAAAGTGGTTGAATCGTTGTGACATTGATTCTGCTTATTATTAAAGTGGCTTATGTTTCGACAAATGACTTCTTTACCATGTAGATCAGCTGCCTGCTCGCGTGTCTTCTTTATTTGGGGTATGGTCCGTCTAGACATCTAAGAAATGTGATATATGCTTGATGGTTTGATTCTATCGCTGTTTTCTCCTTTGCCTTAAAATTCTAAGGTCACATTTATTTCCTCTATTGATTTATACATAGTTTGCTGCATGTTTCTGAGGGGTAAATCCAATTGGATGACATGCCATGGACAATAATGCCTTTGCTATAAACTTGTAACCGTAAGTGGGCATACATTTATTTTGGCTCTTATTTGGAAAAAGAAAAAATCTAGAGCTAGAACTTAGTAaaaatttagtaaaaataaggaaatttTTGAGAATGTTGGATTGACAGTGCAGAGACGGCAGATAGAATACTCTTGTAAGAGGTCTGTGGCCCTACATAAGCAGTTTTTTTGGATTTAAGACGCAAAAGCTTATGCCTCTTTCCACTCTTTGAAGCTTAAGTAAACTTTTTATATAAGGTGTGCCCGTAAAGTGTAGAACATGTGGTGGGTATGAGTAGGTTAGGACTTAGGATGAAAGTTAGTTATTTGATGTAGGATGACATATTAAGGCCTCTCACAGAGGGGAGGGTGGAAGGGGTGTATTTTCTGAGTATGATAGTTAAGAGAGAAACAATGGCAGGATAGCACCAGTCTTGTGAAAATTAACTCTGCATTTTAGGTTTTACCACCGGCAACTCAAGCTGAAAATCTGGAATTTACAAGGATGAAGAAAGAGATTTGGGCCAAAGGAACCAAAGAGATGGAACAAAAGGCTCGGGTGGTGGGGTTATGCAAGATCAAGAAGACCTAGAGTCCAAGAAATTCAAGAAGTCCAAGAATCTTAAGATTAGGATTTCTTCTTCGTAAAGATTAGGATTTCTTATTTTCTCGTTTAGTAAGATTATATTTGTAATTCTAGTCAAACTAGGATTGTTAGTTGGTATATCCATTTCTTTTAGAACTCCTTTTCCTATTTTAGTTATAATAGGCTTTTCTTAACCTtatttttattctagttcaattaggATTTTTTTCCTTAACCTCATCAATTTTACTCCTTGTATGGCCTATTTAAAAGGCTCAATATGTTAAAAAGACACTGGTGATTAGTTTTTCTAAGCTCTTGATTCAAAAACAtgttatttcattatttttctaAGCTCTTGCTTCAAAAACgtgatttatcttttatttcattGTTCTTCCTTTATTTAACGCTTCTTGCAATCTTGCGGGATTGAAAAACGGGTGGGTAAGGTTCTTTTCATCTTACATTCTTCTCACGTGAGTTTGAAGAACTCTTTTGCTAGTTTTGTGAAAAACTTTAGCGAGTtgcttttgtttttctcttttctttgtgCTTGAGACGTGCAAAACCTTGAAAGTACgtcaatttggtatcagagcacagttTCCAGGTCTCGAGTCTTGATTTGCTATTATTCATCATGTTCCTAGAGAAGCAAGTAGCAAGTTTGGAATCCTCTTCAATCaatctaaaatttaaaatttagagATTAAGAACTACAGCCCTTGTACGAGCCAACGAAGAAATTAAAGTGCAGCTAGATGGCTTAAAGAACCATCAAGACACAACATACCGGTGTTACCGCGACGTTTTCCACTTCGAGATCCATCAATTCAACCGCGTAGAGCAGGATATATTGAGCAAGCGGAAGAAGCTATAGCTGACCAAGGCATGAGAGTGTCAAGGCACCATGCCGAATATAATAAATTTTTGGATAATCAAGGGAGTGAAGAGGACGAAACTGATGAAGACCATTATCAAAGATATGAGAAACATGCATGGGATCCAAAATTTGACGATTTACCACTAAAGTTGTATGACAATCCATTAGATTATCCAACAATGTGTGTTATTGACTTTCCGTCTTTCAGAGAtgctcaacacaatattgacttgattGTTGACTCTATCACTCCAAATAAGTTAGCATATTGCATTAATCCTAAAGTCCATAAAAATATACATGAATAAAGAAGAGTTTAAGCCTTTGAGGTATGTTGGAGAAACAAGATGTCTTCCAGTCGTAAATATATATGGCTATCATCAAAGTGACTATTGGTCTACAAGTGTTGCAATTGATGCATTCGATCTCCATGCTTAATTCAAAGCTTGACATGGGGTTGGTTAAGTTCCATGAAGGTCTAACACCAATAACTTCATGTCATGAGTTGAAGTTTGAGAGTCAACATAGAAAGATTACATGGAGAAGGCTGGATAGAAATTGAAACTTAGAAAGTGGGATTTAGTTCGACCACATGTTAAGTTTTCTTACAACGCGAAAAAGCTCTATGATAAGTTAGCAAAATGTAATTTGAAGCCTGGTGAGCATTGGGTCCCTATTCTTTACTATAGCAAATCTTGAGCCGTCTATGGAGTATGTTAGACTCGAGACGAGTCTTTTTCAACCAGGGGAGAATGATGCAAGATCAAGAAGACCTAGAATCCAAGAATCTTAAGATTAGGATTTCTTCTCCGTAAAGATTATGATTTCTTATTCCCCTTTTTAGTAGGATTATATTTGTAGTTCTAGTCAAACTAGGATTGTTAGTTGGTATATCCGTTTCTTCTAGAACTTCCTTTCCTATTTTAGTTAGAATAGGCTTTTCTTTACCTtatttttattctagttcaattaggATTAATTTTCCTTAACCTCATCAATTTTACTCATTGTAAGGCCTATTTAAAAGGCTCAATATGCTAAAAAAATATTGGTGATTAGTTTTCTAAGCTCTTGCTTCAAAAACgtgatttatcttttatttcattcttcttcCTTTTTCAACGTCCTTGCAATCTTGCGAGATTGAGAAACGAGTGGGTAAGGTTCTTTTCATCTTGTATTCTTTTCACGTGAGTTTGAAGAACGCTTTCGCTAGTTTTGTGAAAAACTTTAGCGATGtgcttttgtttttctcttttctttgtgCTTGAGAGGTGCAAAACCTTGAAAGTACATCATGGGGGGTTTATGAACAATGATTTGTCTAAGAAGTTAATTATTTAAACGAGAAGTATTAGCCCACTTCTACGTTGCTTGGGCACTTTAAGATGAGAATTGCATTAAAATAGCTGCTGTAACAATCGTCGTGATCCAGAAGTTTAGGGACTTCAAGATCCATATCATTTCcgaaagagttgcaaaacaaatGATGCTTCCTTAACAATGCAAATCACCTTTGCTTTGGAAGTTTCTTTGCTTTATATGGGAAAACCTTCTGGTTCTGCTTTATACATTTTTATGCCTCTGGAAGCAATTTCATGGACATCTAGCTTCtgacaatttttattttttgttaaacTGTTGCAGTTGCAATCATCTTCTGAGTTTACTGAAGAATTCGATTTTGTTGCAATGAATGGGAAGTTTAATAAGGATGAAGTATGGGGTTATCTTGGAAAAGCAAAACAAACAGCTAAAACAATGGACAGTGAGGACATTGGCAATGAGAACAAGGGGAATGAAGACGGTTATGGCTTGGATTGTAATGCTGATCCCAAAGTAGGTGTCACGTTTAGCATGTATAATTGAATTATCCACACGCTACTTTGTATTATATTCCTCTTTACCAGCTCTTGAGTCGTGTCACGTGTATTATGATCACCATAAGCATTTAAGTTTGACCATATAATTCTTATTCTGTTCTCTGTGCAGCCTGCCTATAATAAGGATGACTTCTTTGATAATATATCTCGTAACACAGTTGCTCGTGGAGGTAGGAATGGGCAGAATCGTTTTTCTCAGAGGATGAGGCAGGATACTGAGGTTTGTCTCAAATAAGTATTCACTGGATTTTGACCAAATATTACAAACTACTGGTGGTAACTAAGTAGTTACTCCTTTTTTGTTTTTCTCCCAGACTTTTGGTAACCATCAACAGAGGCCTTATCCTGGATATGGTGGCTATGGGCCTGGACATGGTGGGCACCGTGGTGGCTATGGTAGGGGAAGGGGGTATAATAACTATGGCAGTAGGGGCCGTGGAGGGTACATGAGGATGTAGCATATTCAGAGGAGTATTGCCCGGTGTCTGCTTATTTCATTTTCAGAAGTACTCAAACAAATGTCAGAGAAAATCTCCCGCTAGTTTAATGACATTTGCTGAGGAGTTCAATACCAAACTGCCAATTACTACAGATACAGGTGTATTAGGAACTGTTTTTCATGGCTGGCTCATGTTGTTTTTGGTCCAGTGAGTCAGTTTTCTCTGTAGGCTTCTTTATGCAACTATTTCTATGGTATGGGTTCCATGGGAATTTGAGTTTTTTGATCAGTTCACTTGGTTCTGTTACCTAATTTACGCAACTTTTGCTCAAGGTGGATTGAGAGTCGTCATACTCCCAAACTGTAGTTTCTTTAGCTCAAATCGGACTGAGGAAGTAAACTTGTCTTCTTATCATTTTCTTCGGTTTAAAAAATCATGTTCTATCTTATACTTGTCTAGACCGAAATATCCTTTTAGTGACGTTTTCTAATGAAGGTGCACTTGCAGGTTAATATATTGCTTTAATTTCTCTTGCATTGCTAGCTCTGTTGCTATCATTATACTTTTGCTAGGTGCTCATTTTGTGCGTATATGGACCTCTTGGCAAAACGATGGTGGGGATATGCTTTGCCTGCATACTTAGATATAGGTTTTATTCTTATCATAGTGTTCGAAATTGTTCTGTAATTCGGTTGAAAGTTTATTATGGTTCTTTTTGTTCGAAATGTGGATTATTCTCAAAAATGGTGCAAGTCTTTCAACAGTTTTGCTGTAACATGCTCACTGTCTGTGAAAATTGGTTTTCGCGTCTCTATTGTTATATATATGAGGTCCCTGTGTAGACATAAGTTTTAGGCATTTAACGGTCATTCATTTCTAGCATCATTGTCTCATTCTTGATTAATATTGAATTTAATCCTAAATTTATGTGGAGATATCTCTTGAAAAATATTCAGATATTAACATTACTTAAAGAGTTACTGAAATATTTCTTACTATTGATGAAGTTAATGTTACGCTTGCTTAACAGGCAAGCTGCAAAATAGTTAATGTGATCAAACTATTGTCTTTGAACTCTAAATATTATGTCAAACTGCAAATAAACCTTTCAATTTAAAGAAACACTATAAAAACTTTTCTCGAGTTACTTCCCATGGGGAATAGGAACATAATTTTGGGAGGGGATCAGCACTGGTCCCTCTAATTAACATGTTGTGTTGAGATATTTTCTGGACAATTGACTAGTGTCTATGCATAATTTCGATGGTGGAGGATTGTTCTGACTGGTCACATGTATTGCTGACTCGTTGTAGTAttaatttgaaaatttcaaagtaaatGGAGTAATATATTTCAAAGTATTCCTGATGCCAGATTGCAATTTGGTAAACATATCACCACCACGTGGGGAGGAAAAGAAGTGTATGCATTTACTATACCGTCACTATCCTTTTTATCCTATCACTTTATCTTACATTAGAAAGGGACCACACGAAAACCTAGGCCTTTACTAAATTCTCTTCCGTCCAGTACACTCCCCAtcctctaaaaaaaaaaaaaaaaaaaaaatgtccaAAACCTGCAAAATAGAATATTTTTGCTCATTTGCATTTGCACTGATTGATAATTGTATTCACTTCTTGCACTATAAAGTTGGATCTTGTGTGCTTTTCTTTTAGGATCGAGAGCTTTGATTCTCTATCAGAAAGAATAAGAAAAACTGTTGCTAAATCTGTCTATGCATCTTGTATTCATGTTGTTGAGGTATGTTGCCATCTTATTTCAACTTGgttcttcttccttattttcaaGATGAAGGGAACAAGTGTTGAGCTCAAAGTTACAAAGACCAAAATTGCTGAAATAATGTAGACACCCTCTTTGACTATGTAACATTCACCATCAACCCATCCTTCACCCAGTGGCTGACTCTTGCTCATGCTACTGGCTGCCCCTATTAAAATTATTGCCATTACAAAGCTGACCCTGCAATTACACCATACGAAATATTATTTCCAATTATTACTAACTAATTTTGGAACTTGTTACTAATTTTATAATTAACTAGGCATAATTTCAGATTTCAGCACAACATTTTCTACATAGCTGTCCATGTGCTTATGCTCTTATGCTTTGAAGCTTGTCgagaaaaagaaagcaaaaagaGAGACAACATGAAACATATAATTAAAGATAATTATTTTATTCGTGGGTAAGTATAGCGGCACATGCACTACTATTTCTCCTGGGAAAATAAAGAAAGCTGAaaccaattaaaaaaaaaaagaagaagaagaaatcttTGAAATTATTTTCGTATGTTGCACGTTATGCTTCAACACTCGTACCTTGCCACTTCGTCACGTATCTATCTATTTTTAAGTTTTTATACAAGTGAAACTCAAAAGCAAGTAAAAAACGCAGTTACTATCCTATCAAACCAATATGTACAAAATTAAAGTTGTGCTACGCAATTTGATAATTTATCCTTATTTAGACATGATAAAAATAGTAGTTCCAATAAATCAATCATTTTGAATAAAGAGTAGAGGATTTGTAAAATTGCATGTTAGAAATGGATGCATCACCTACCATGAAAGAGCACAAATGAAGCCATTAATAAGCAGGGTGGGTTTTTTCTTAGCTTTCCAACTGTCCCTTGAGAAGAACATTCTGCATATCAACAAGTTCCCAATCACTTGAGCCATTAATAAACAAATTAAAGCTCCAATTCCCAATTCAAAAGCCACACTTCCAGGCAAGTAACACAATTTCCCATCAAACCTGAGATCTTTCTTCTGCAAATTAAATACAAACACAcataaaaaaccaaaaaaaataaataaatttggttCAAGGGAAGTGTGTGGATATAAAACATAAAACAAACCTTTGTTTTCTTGAATTCAGCAACTATGCATAGAGTGATGGAGACAAGGCCAAGGGCAGTAACAAAGAAGACTAGAATTGGGTATATGAATTGGTGAGTTTCCATAACagtatttcctttttttttctctttattcgAGTGTGTTTCAATGAGAGATGaaagagaataaagaaaaaaagaagacaaaagtagAAAAGAAGAGGTTTCAAAAAAAGCTTGAAGATTACTCAAAGAATAGTTTGGTGCTAGCCCTCTTTAATTTGGCGAAGGGCTGCAACTTTTTCATCAAGAGAAGACTTTGGTGTTTGATTTTCTTGGAAATATAGGCATCATTTCTTGATTTTAGTTGAGCCCTTTTTGGATCAATGCAATCTCATCCATGACATATCAACTAGTCAAATCCCAACTGTTCTAATGGTTTTTTCAAGTTGTTGTAGGAGAGAGACATGAaagggttttggggggggggggggggttgtcttTATGGTTAACTGAGGATCTTTTTATTTCTTGAATAGGTTTATGTGGGGAAGGGGAAATTAAGGCTGAGGACAGATTTCTATTATTAGATAAAATTATTGTAACAGATTTCTTGACATAATAAGTTTATTTCTTTAAATAAAGTAGTTTGGGAAATTATGGAGAACCCCGTGTTTTCTTCAATACTATAAAAGTAATTCCCTTTTTTGTAAGAAGAAAATATGCAatagaatttaagttatatacatcaTCAATATCAGAAATTTTTACTCCACTAGATTACCTTCTTATGTTATATGTTTAAAAATTTTGTACTCTTGACTATTTTATACTCTTTCTCCTCCCCTTCACACTTAACAACTATCAATTCCattctacaaaaaaaaaaaaaaaaaaaaaaaagcagaaGGAAAGAGTTATTTAATTTCTCAATTAAAGATCAGATGAGGAAGTAGATAAATTGAACAAGACAGAAATAAGTAAATGTATTTGACGTATTGAGCTGTATCTGCCAGTGAACGATGCAATTTTGCCAAAATGATCTGGAAAGCAAAGAGACAAAAATTGATGAATTTGGTACTTAGATAGTGGAAGTGATTACTGAAATTTCCACAAAGACGGTGGAACCCACAATTGGATGCTTACAATCAGTTGCACTATTTTGGAACTATTTGAAATTAGACTTAAATGGGATTAGTAAAATGATTTTTTGGTGCCGAAGGGACGGCCCAGTTGGGTTTGGCAGGCGTTTTCGACACGGAAGACGTGAGTTTTATCCACCGCAATGCCTCTCTCGGTCTGAGCCTGTCGCACGGTATTTGCTTAATGCGATTTATATCCCTGTGTGGTTTGTCCACTATTATACAGTGGGGGTTTACCCATTGCTCACTCGAAGTCGAAGGGCAGAGACTGTAGAGACTGCGGGTTTTTCTgggattccaaaaaaaaaaattgattttttgtCGTACTATGATTTATGAACATTTATTTCATGGTTAAGTGCTGATGACACTGACGGTTTCAAAGAGAAAAATTAGTTTTTAAGACAAAGCTAATACAATAGCAACAATACTTTGCCTTTTTTCAAATCTTTGGTTAATATAAACCGTTTTTTACATGAACCGCCTAGTAtaggaaaatattttaatttgacgTTTCGTACATTTATATACCTTGTCCTTAGAAATAACAGGGGAAAAAATGATACCAAAGCAAAGAGAGTTGCGAGTTTCATTAGAAAAGATGTTTATATTATACAAAATGCATTTGTGTTACAAAATAGTCAGTTGTCGTCGGTGAGTTTAGAAAGCAGATAGAGGCAGGCAGAACAAAGAAGCAGAGAAGCAGAGAAGCAAAGCAGATCAAATGGAGAGTTTATAACAGCCCTCTTGCTTTTGTCAAACAAGCCTATAagaagaagcatcacaataacaTGGCCAATTTTGGTTTTCAGCCCACTGACACTAGTTATTTCCAACCATCTCGGCCGTTCCTGGCAATTATATTTAATTTGTTAACAAACAGAAAATAGTTGAAGACATAATTAAAAGCAAGAAGAAGAGATATAAACCTTTAGAGTGAACATGCCCAAGAGATTTGATCTATATGGACTACTTTTCTCCCTTGACATTGATTTTCCTTTGTCAAGGTTGCTGATGAAGAGCTCATACAGTCCCATCCCAAACACTAACATCACTGTCCCTAATAAATATATATCTACAAGAGAAAACATATTATAGAGGCATGCAATGCATATCATCACATTAGTATCTATTCTATTCTCAGATCATACAGTATATTGTTTAACAAGCAACAACTAATTAACTTGTGTCCTTTTTCCTCACCTCAAGGGCACATTTTAATTTCATGTCGCCTCGGGATATGTGATATAGTCTGTGATAAGATTAAACATTCTATTCTCCTGACCACAATTACAATATATTAGGTGTTTCATACTTTGCAAGTTGCTTAAACCACAGAGAAGAACCTTAGTAATGTGCAATCACATCTATAGTCCACTTATGATGGTCTGCTATCTATAGTTATCTTCAGATCACTCCTAGCAATGGGGGGAAATGGGAGTGGGTAAGCGGACTCCTTTCACTTGACTGGTTAGTAGGCAGTAGCCGTTCAAGAAATGTAGCGGTTGCTCGACCAAAAGACAGATCCGGATCCTAGTGCTTTCGAGATGGTTCGATCGATAGCAAAGATAGGGAAAGAGCAGACTTCCAACAAGCATTAGCTCTCCCTGAAATCCAGCCACACCTTCCAGTACGGCTACCATGTTAGGACTTCACTCCTGTCACTAGCCTTGACTCAGGCACCCCTTTCAGGTGCAGTTGACGTACAATTTAGGTAATTTATAAGGACTAAACGTACTGATGAAAGGGAAGGGTTCAAGGTGCACCCTCAGTATGGAATCCAGGTCTTGTGGATCAATGAAGAATTGTGAATCTTCTCGACCATAAAAAAGTGCCACTCATAATTACTGAAACACCACCCAGAACGAAATGCGCCGTCAATGAAGTCGGTCAGTCAAGCCTGATCTTCGAGATTTTTTCAATCTTTCAACCTTGGTTTCGTAGGAGCAAGCCAGAAAGATTGAGAAATAGAACCATCTTTGAACTCAAAAATAATTTCACTTGAATTCTTCCGGTGAGTGAATCCTATCAACTAGACTCTTCCGAAATTGCGTAAGTAAAGAGAAAGAGATTCGCGCATTCTTCCTAGTAACCGAGTCGATGTCAAAGAACCCGAGCGAGGGCCTTCTCTGTGCATTCATGTGCAGCTAGGGA
The DNA window shown above is from Nicotiana tomentosiformis chromosome 8, ASM39032v3, whole genome shotgun sequence and carries:
- the LOC104117010 gene encoding protein MODIFYING WALL LIGNIN-1 — protein: METHQFIYPILVFFVTALGLVSITLCIVAEFKKTKKKDLRFDGKLCYLPGSVAFELGIGALICLLMAQVIGNLLICRMFFSRDSWKAKKKPTLLINGFICALSWVSFVMAIILIGAASSMSKSQPLGEGWVDGECYIVKEGVYIISAILVFVTLSSTLVPFILKIRKKNQVEIRWQHTSTT
- the LOC104117011 gene encoding protein decapping 5-like isoform X2, translating into MRSYGTEGRKKDSPQVPPNDRVYDYILFRGSDIKDLQVKSSPPPQVEESLDNDPAIIQARCAGVHPSSSKPVSLNGGSLTEYGTYKGPASLNSVPASHQSVNHFEQGSSEATQSNFGSYTTPTYGQRHSEPASSHRAPQHSLLPAVSHPMMQDLLQAYPLQGPEPFTSTVLSKSVASVPLVNTANSLSLTSRHSLAPAPQQLPMAPSTNIISPLLNVSSSMSSYAYAPSAFAQSGQNVGSYAYAPSAFPQSGQSVGNSGAPILARIGSNTSPFYPVSPVVDSSSGVFPQQPPRLLTPDQLSLPRLSGQLYSDQKDLGALSSEPLNPSSLATPAVQAPLLPLPPAAKKLQSSSEFTEEFDFVAMNGKFNKDEVWGYLGKAKQTAKTMDSEDIGNENKGNEDGYGLDCNADPKPAYNKDDFFDNISRNTVARGGRNGQNRFSQRMRQDTETFGNHQQRPYPGYGGYGPGHGGHRGGYGRGRGYNNYGSRGRGGYMRM